The proteins below come from a single Armatimonadota bacterium genomic window:
- a CDS encoding glycosyl transferase — MLSWEYPPKIVGGIARHVYELGHALAEEDVEVHVITAEFPGAPAYERQHDLLHVHRVPVTEHANDFVHWVQLLNRSMQAKAEELLNHWQQEGKPFKSRAFADGVLLHAHDWLAHYSGAYLKHAYHLPLIATIHATEYGRNNGLHNDLQRYIASVEWQLSYEAWRVICCSWYMKGEVEFALQTPSDKIVVIPNGVDATKFEFKFDEAERQAFRNNYAAPDEKILFFVGRMVREKGAHVLLEALPKVRVVYPKVKLLIVGGGYRDHLVQLANWLGVAPHVYFTGFVPDDVLLRIYRIADVAVFPSLYEPFGIVALEAMAARIPVVVSDAGGLKEVVEHNVTGIVTWLNNSDSLAWGILEVLQNPERAQEMVKEAYKRVKTTYNWKRIARQTIEQYRQVWSEYRKSDW, encoded by the coding sequence ATGCTCTCGTGGGAGTACCCTCCGAAGATAGTGGGAGGCATTGCACGGCACGTTTACGAACTGGGGCACGCGCTGGCGGAAGAGGACGTGGAGGTGCACGTCATCACCGCTGAGTTCCCCGGCGCGCCTGCATACGAACGGCAGCATGACCTCTTGCACGTGCATCGTGTGCCGGTGACCGAGCACGCCAACGACTTTGTGCACTGGGTGCAGCTGCTCAACCGCTCCATGCAGGCGAAAGCAGAGGAGTTGCTGAATCACTGGCAACAGGAGGGCAAGCCTTTTAAATCGCGTGCTTTTGCCGACGGTGTGTTGTTGCACGCGCACGACTGGCTGGCGCACTACAGCGGCGCTTATCTCAAACACGCCTATCACCTGCCGCTTATCGCCACTATCCACGCCACCGAGTACGGACGCAATAACGGTCTGCACAACGACCTGCAGCGTTACATCGCCAGCGTGGAGTGGCAGCTCAGCTACGAGGCATGGCGGGTGATATGTTGCTCGTGGTACATGAAGGGCGAGGTGGAATTCGCCCTGCAAACGCCTTCCGACAAGATCGTAGTGATTCCCAACGGTGTGGACGCCACCAAGTTTGAGTTCAAGTTCGACGAAGCGGAGAGGCAAGCCTTCCGTAACAACTACGCCGCGCCCGACGAAAAGATTCTCTTCTTTGTCGGCAGGATGGTGCGCGAGAAGGGTGCGCATGTTCTGCTGGAAGCATTGCCCAAGGTGCGTGTGGTGTATCCGAAAGTGAAGCTGTTGATTGTGGGCGGTGGGTATCGCGACCACCTGGTGCAGCTGGCAAACTGGCTAGGTGTTGCTCCTCACGTATACTTTACTGGCTTCGTGCCTGACGATGTGCTGTTGCGCATCTACCGCATCGCCGACGTGGCGGTGTTCCCGAGCCTGTACGAGCCGTTCGGCATCGTTGCGCTGGAAGCGATGGCGGCGCGTATTCCCGTGGTGGTCTCCGATGCAGGGGGCTTGAAAGAGGTGGTGGAGCACAACGTAACGGGTATTGTCACCTGGCTCAATAACTCTGATAGCCTCGCGTGGGGTATTTTGGAAGTGCTGCAAAACCCCGAGCGCGCCCAGGAGATGGTGAAAGAGGCGTACAAGCGGGTGAAAACCACCTACAACTGGAAGCGCATCGCCCGACAGACCATCGAACAGTACCGGCAGGTGTGGAGCGAGTACCGGAAGAGCGACTGGTAG
- a CDS encoding ABC transporter ATP-binding protein: MLYTDEVTLAYREADREVLAVDRVSVEVRAGEFVGIMGPSGSGKSSLLYLMSGLKLPTSGEVRYRNRVIHLLSERERMQLRRREFGFVFQQPYLLPYLTALENVLVAVPGDREAYERALELFDRLGLSHLANRYPHKLSGGERQRVCVVRAMVHQPQIIFADEPTASLDHINGHAVIRLLADYRGRGAVVVVTHDPEMLADADRIYSLRDGRLVQPVRV; the protein is encoded by the coding sequence ATGCTGTACACGGACGAGGTCACTCTGGCATATCGAGAAGCGGATCGTGAGGTGCTGGCGGTAGACCGCGTGTCGGTAGAGGTGCGGGCAGGCGAGTTTGTGGGCATCATGGGACCTTCCGGTTCCGGCAAGAGCAGCCTGCTGTACCTGATGAGCGGATTGAAGCTGCCCACCAGCGGCGAGGTGCGTTACCGCAACCGGGTGATTCATCTGCTGAGCGAGCGCGAGCGGATGCAACTGCGCCGGCGCGAGTTTGGTTTCGTGTTCCAGCAACCCTATCTGCTTCCTTACCTCACCGCGTTAGAGAACGTACTGGTGGCGGTTCCGGGCGACCGCGAGGCGTACGAACGTGCGCTGGAGCTGTTCGATCGGCTGGGGCTGTCGCATCTGGCTAACCGCTATCCGCACAAGCTGTCGGGCGGCGAGAGACAACGGGTGTGTGTGGTGCGTGCGATGGTGCATCAACCGCAGATTATCTTCGCCGACGAGCCTACCGCCTCGCTGGACCACATCAACGGGCACGCGGTCATCCGCCTGCTGGCGGACTATCGTGGGAGGGGCGCGGTGGTTGTGGTCACACACGACCCCGAGATGCTCGCCGACGCCGACCGAATATACTCTCTGCGCGATGGGCGGCTGGTTCAGCCGGTGAGGGTGTAA
- the proS gene encoding proline--tRNA ligase: MPKEGITPRSQDYSQWYLDIVEKAELADYSAVRGCMVIRPHGYAIWELIQRELDARIKATGHVNAYFPLFIPMSFLQKEAEHVEGFAPEVAVVTHGGGEQLAEPLVVRPTSEAIIGHSFAKWIKSWRDLPLLINQWANVVRWEMRTRPFLRTLEFLWQEGHTAHATEQEAEEETLRILHEVYADFAEKVMAIPVLRGRKTEKEKFAGALRTYAIEAMMQDGRALQAGTSHNLGQNFARAFEIMYQTPDNRQEYVWTTSWGVSTRLIGALIMAHSDDEGLVLPPKLAPIQVVIVPIYKSDAERSAVLECSQRLKEQLAERFRVKLDDRDEVTPGFKFNEWEVRGVPVRVEVGPRDVQQGTVALARRDLPGREGKSFVPQQGLVEQVSQLLDAIQQSLYDRALRFREEHTADVNTYEELKEAVEIGFARAYWAGTREDEDRVQAETRATVRVIPFEQPEKAGKCVLTGKETTQQVIFARAY; encoded by the coding sequence ATGCCCAAAGAAGGCATTACCCCCCGTTCGCAGGATTACTCACAATGGTATCTAGACATTGTGGAGAAGGCGGAGCTGGCGGACTATTCTGCCGTGCGCGGCTGTATGGTGATTCGCCCGCATGGCTACGCGATATGGGAGCTGATTCAGCGTGAGCTGGATGCACGTATCAAAGCCACAGGGCACGTCAACGCCTATTTCCCGCTGTTTATCCCCATGAGCTTCCTGCAAAAAGAAGCGGAGCACGTAGAGGGGTTTGCACCAGAGGTGGCGGTAGTCACGCACGGCGGCGGCGAACAGCTCGCCGAACCGCTAGTGGTGCGCCCGACTTCAGAAGCCATTATCGGGCATAGCTTTGCCAAATGGATCAAGTCATGGCGCGACCTGCCCCTGCTGATTAACCAGTGGGCAAACGTGGTACGCTGGGAGATGCGCACGCGCCCCTTCCTGCGCACGCTGGAGTTCCTCTGGCAAGAGGGGCATACCGCGCACGCTACCGAACAGGAGGCAGAAGAGGAGACCCTGCGCATCCTGCACGAAGTGTATGCGGATTTCGCTGAGAAGGTGATGGCGATACCCGTGCTGCGCGGGCGCAAAACGGAGAAGGAGAAATTTGCAGGCGCCCTGCGCACCTACGCGATAGAGGCGATGATGCAGGACGGACGCGCCCTGCAGGCGGGAACCTCGCACAACCTGGGGCAGAACTTTGCCCGAGCGTTTGAGATTATGTACCAGACACCCGACAACCGTCAGGAGTATGTGTGGACGACCTCCTGGGGCGTGTCCACACGACTCATCGGCGCGCTGATCATGGCGCATTCCGACGACGAGGGATTGGTACTGCCGCCCAAACTCGCGCCCATTCAAGTGGTGATTGTGCCCATTTACAAGAGCGACGCCGAACGCTCGGCGGTGCTGGAGTGTTCGCAACGGCTCAAAGAACAGCTGGCGGAGCGGTTCCGCGTGAAGCTGGACGACCGCGACGAGGTCACGCCCGGCTTCAAGTTCAACGAGTGGGAGGTGCGCGGTGTGCCGGTGCGCGTGGAGGTCGGTCCGCGTGACGTGCAGCAGGGCACCGTAGCACTGGCGAGGCGCGACCTGCCCGGGCGCGAAGGCAAGAGCTTTGTGCCTCAGCAGGGACTGGTAGAGCAGGTTAGCCAGTTGCTGGACGCCATCCAGCAGAGCCTGTACGACCGCGCCCTGCGCTTCCGCGAGGAGCATACCGCCGACGTGAACACCTACGAAGAACTGAAAGAGGCAGTGGAAATCGGCTTCGCACGCGCGTACTGGGCAGGCACTCGCGAAGATGAAGACCGCGTGCAGGCGGAAACCCGTGCCACTGTTCGAGTCATCCCTTTTGAACAGCCCGAAAAGGCGGGGAAGTGCGTTCTCACCGGCAAGGAGACTACCCAGCAGGTCATCTTCGCCAGGGCGTACTAG